ATTCATCAGTAAATAGGGCACTGCGATAAAGCTCATTGCCTGAGCCATCTAATAAAATATGTTGCGGCGTGCCCAATACCGCATATTGGCGTGTGATATTACCGTCGCTGTCAAAGACGGTAGGAAAGCGGTAGCCATTTTTTTTCAGGTAATTCGTGATACTGCGTTTGTTTTGATTAAATCCAATATTGACGGAAATAACTTGATACCCCGTATTAGCTTGTTGATAGCTCTGATCGAGTAATGGCATTTCTTCAATACAGTAGGCGCACCAAGTGGCCCAAAACTTCAAATAAGTCACCTGACCTTGGCTTGAAATCGCTTGTCCATCTAGCGTATTAGCTAACAAAGGCGGGTAGGTGTTGGCGTAAATGTTGGTATGTACACCGAGTAAGATGAATAGAGGTGCTAAAGACTTCATAATGGGTTCCTTGTGGTTACTATAGCCAGCTTTTACCAGCCTGAATAAGAAAATATTGCGCCATGATTAAGAGCATGAGTGCGGTGAGGTTATTAGTGTGGGCTAGCCACTTCCCTGATTTAGGGAGGGTAGCCAGTAGTCTTGCACTGGTGCCAGCAAGTAGCAGCAATGTACTCATGCCCAGCGCAAAGCTAAATAACAGACTGGCACCGAGTAGAGGTTGCTGTGCGGAAGCAACAAATATCAATAATGCGCCTAGGATAGGTGAGGTACATGGCGCGGCAACTAACGCGCTGATCATACCCATGATCAAGGGTACGGCACTGGTACTTTTTAGCGCAAAGTACTGAGTCGGTAATGTGACTAAGCCTTTATTAATGGCAGCAAAAAGCAGTAAAACATTGGCAAATCCTAATAGGACGAGTGGATCACTTGCTACTTGACCAAATAGGCTGCCGGTTGTGGCTGCAATAAAGCCCAGTCCAGCATAAATGAATGCAAAACCAATACAGTACAGCAGGGGGGCAATGCGAGGGTGCTTTTGCTGTGCAAAGGTGGCAACGGTAATTGGTAAAATAGGGTATACACAGGGGGTTAAACTGGTTAGTAGGCCGATCAAAAATACGGCGGGAATTTGCCAGCCATTGATATCTGACGTGGTCAATGCCCCTAAAATTGTGTGCTCCATATGCTTGCTCTTATGATGTCGTGAATGAGCAGTTACAGTGCATGAGCGCGCTTTTAAGACCTATCAAAGGGGCATAAAATCGATATCAAAATTTATCAAGTCTATGTTTTATTTGTTTTTAAAAAGTTATTTAAGCCCCCTTTAATACAACGAGTATATGCTTGGTTTCCTGAACTTAATCCTGTGGCATGCCATACTGCTGCGCAGCCGCGAACTTATCTGACCAAGCTTAAAGTTGCTCAATGGCTACATTGAAGACTTACCTCTCTCTTTCCTTCTTTAAGGAGCAGCTGTGTATGCTTAATATCAAAGTGTATGTGTGCAGCTTCATGGGGAAGGTCTTTTGATAAGCTTTGTTGAGATAGGGGCCATATCGTTTTGAAACTTGCCCAAGGCGTTTAGCGATGATTTTGTTTGTTATAAATAACAGTAAGTTAATGCTCAGTAGTATTATTTTGGCGCAGAATTCTGAGAGATAAATTAGTTGTATGTACAAGATCAAAAACGCCCGCAAAAGCGGGCGTTTTATCAAGGTGTTTCGACGTTAGTCGCGTACTTTAATACCTTTTTTCTCCATACCTCGGTAGATGATAAGCATCTGTGCAATAGAGATAATATTTGATACTAACCAGTAAAGTACTAGACCTGATGGGAACCAGATGAAGAAAATAGAAAATGCGACTGGCATATATGTCATCATTTTCTGTTGCATCGGATCTGTGATAGTCATTGGCTGTAGTTTTTGCGTTAGGAACATACTCGCACCAAATAGAATCGGTAGCACGTAGTATGGGTCCATCGCGGATAAGTCAGTAAGCCACAAACCAAACTCCGCGTGGCGTAGCTCTGTCGACTCTAAGAATACATAGAACAACGCTAGGAAAATTGGCATTTGCAGTAACAGTGGGAAACAGCCACCCATAGGGTTCACTTTTTCTTTGCGGTACATTTCCATCATGGCTTGACCAAACTTCTGACGGTCATCACCATAGCGTTCTTTTAATTGCTGCATTTTCGGCTGTAGTGCACGCATTTTTGCCATAGACGTGTACTGTGCTTTTGTCAGTGGGTAAAGGATAGTTTTCACGATCACGGTAATACCGATGATGGCTAGACCCCAGTTGCCTAAAATACCGTATAAGAACTTCAGTAATACAAGTAGAGGCTGAGAAATAAAGAATAACCAACCATAATCCACCGTCAGATCCAAGTCTTCGTGGATAGCTTCTAGTGCATCGGTATCTTTAGGACCCATATAATAAATGGCCGATAACTTTGCTTCAGAGTTAGCCTGAATATTAACTGGCTCGCCTTTAGTACCAATGATGCCTTGATTGTTTCTCAGTGAGCTGTAAATCGTATTGTTGACGTCTTGTTGTGGGACCCAAGCACTCACGAAGTAATGCTGGATAAATGACACATAGCCACCCAATGTATTTTCGTTTAGATTCGCTTTGGCCATATCGTCAAATGCGTACTTTTCATATGGCTCATCTTGTGTACCATAAGCCGCACCTAAATACGTTTGTGTCATGATGCTGTCTTTGTCTTGTGCTGTACGCTTAATTTGCGTGTACAGTTGAACTTGGACAGGGTTTTCTGTTGCGTTGACTACATCATATTCTAGCGCAACGTCATATTGACCTGCTTTGAATACAAATGTTTTTGTAAATTGAACGCCTTTTTTGTCAACAAACGTCAGCGGTACACGCAGTTCATCACCTGATAGGGTATATGACTTTTGTTCGCTTGAATAAACAGGGCGACCTTCACTTGATGCATCTGGACCATTTAGGCCGATCAGTCCACTTTGTGAAATATATTGCTTCCCTTCAAATTCACCAAGTAGTAAGTAAGGTATATCGCTACCATGCGTTTCAGCATGTTGAAGTAGTTTGGCTTCAACAATATCACCACCTTTTGTATCGATTTTAACATCAAGTACATCCGTTGTTACTGTAATAACAGAACGGATTGCTTGAGTGTGCGCAACCGGTACGTCCGCTTCGTTAGAAGTCGGAATATCCGCTTGGTCGTTATTTGAAGGTGAAGTGGCCACTTGTGTGACAGCACTGGTCTCGGCTTTGCTTTGAGCTTGCTCTTCTTGCCATTCACTGAATAGCAAAAAAGAGACTAAAAGCAATCCGATCAATAAAAACGTGCGTTGCGATTCCATAACAGCTCTTATTTCTCGTGTTGTTTATCTTGATTCGATTTTTCAGGGACGGGGTCATCCCCACCTGCGCTTAAAGGGTGACATTTTAATATGCGTTTAACCGCTAACCAACTCCCTTTTGCAATTCCATGTAAATTAATTGCCTGAATTGCATAACTTGAGCATGTTGGATTAAATCGGCAATGTGGTCCAAGCATTGGACTGATAAATTTTTGATAGGCTTTAATAAGCGTAATCAAAAATAAACGTATTACCGAAAGCGGATAATCCACCAATCGTTTACTCTCGCTTTTGGTCTTTGAGGCGTGTTTCATAGTCGCGAGGTAGACTCGATAAATCAGTGATTAAAAGGTGAGCTAACCTTACCCTAATTCGCTAAAAATTGCCATGTTAGGACAGGTATTGAAGTATAAAAGCGCTGTTATTTTTTAGGCTTTTTATTGGTTGGGCGTTTTTTATGATGTTTTGGTTTAGGAGCACCAGGCTTGCAACGTTCATTGATTTTGCGCCAAAGCTTGTTGAGTTGCTTTGTGAGCTCTTCATTACTTTGCTCGTCTACACCTGTTTTGACCATCAAAACGATATCGATGTTGTCTAATTTATGACGGTTGAGACGAAAGCTTTCTC
This genomic window from Pseudoalteromonas luteoviolacea contains:
- a CDS encoding TlpA family protein disulfide reductase, with translation MKSLAPLFILLGVHTNIYANTYPPLLANTLDGQAISSQGQVTYLKFWATWCAYCIEEMPLLDQSYQQANTGYQVISVNIGFNQNKRSITNYLKKNGYRFPTVFDSDGNITRQYAVLGTPQHILLDGSGNELYRSALFTDELASKLTELQGIK
- a CDS encoding cytochrome c biogenesis protein CcdA gives rise to the protein MEHTILGALTTSDINGWQIPAVFLIGLLTSLTPCVYPILPITVATFAQQKHPRIAPLLYCIGFAFIYAGLGFIAATTGSLFGQVASDPLVLLGFANVLLLFAAINKGLVTLPTQYFALKSTSAVPLIMGMISALVAAPCTSPILGALLIFVASAQQPLLGASLLFSFALGMSTLLLLAGTSARLLATLPKSGKWLAHTNNLTALMLLIMAQYFLIQAGKSWL
- the yidC gene encoding membrane protein insertase YidC; translated protein: MESQRTFLLIGLLLVSFLLFSEWQEEQAQSKAETSAVTQVATSPSNNDQADIPTSNEADVPVAHTQAIRSVITVTTDVLDVKIDTKGGDIVEAKLLQHAETHGSDIPYLLLGEFEGKQYISQSGLIGLNGPDASSEGRPVYSSEQKSYTLSGDELRVPLTFVDKKGVQFTKTFVFKAGQYDVALEYDVVNATENPVQVQLYTQIKRTAQDKDSIMTQTYLGAAYGTQDEPYEKYAFDDMAKANLNENTLGGYVSFIQHYFVSAWVPQQDVNNTIYSSLRNNQGIIGTKGEPVNIQANSEAKLSAIYYMGPKDTDALEAIHEDLDLTVDYGWLFFISQPLLVLLKFLYGILGNWGLAIIGITVIVKTILYPLTKAQYTSMAKMRALQPKMQQLKERYGDDRQKFGQAMMEMYRKEKVNPMGGCFPLLLQMPIFLALFYVFLESTELRHAEFGLWLTDLSAMDPYYVLPILFGASMFLTQKLQPMTITDPMQQKMMTYMPVAFSIFFIWFPSGLVLYWLVSNIISIAQMLIIYRGMEKKGIKVRD
- the yidD gene encoding membrane protein insertion efficiency factor YidD, coding for MKHASKTKSESKRLVDYPLSVIRLFLITLIKAYQKFISPMLGPHCRFNPTCSSYAIQAINLHGIAKGSWLAVKRILKCHPLSAGGDDPVPEKSNQDKQHEK
- the rnpA gene encoding ribonuclease P protein component → MEGLGFSRELRLLTPSHYSRIFQEPARAATPVFTLLAKPNDVGHPRLGLTVAKKRCKKACQRNRIKRLARESFRLNRHKLDNIDIVLMVKTGVDEQSNEELTKQLNKLWRKINERCKPGAPKPKHHKKRPTNKKPKK